AGTGTTTTAGCTAAAATGGAATTTAGAAAGTTCGAGGCTAGCATAGTAGACTTTTTTTCCAAAAAAAATGGCTATGCTATCGTCTTGACTGAAGACACCAACTTTACAGCACTTTTGCGGCAAACACTCAACAAGCATCTTGGCTTGCGAAATAAGTGTTTTTCGCAAGTGAGTACAGTTGAAGACGCCCTTAAACAAATTAGAAAAGAGCTTGCTGCCGGTAAGAAACTGTTAGTTTTTATTGAGCGTATTCATAGAGATAAAGAGATGGCCTTTCTTGTCCGCAGGATTAAGAAAGACTTTAAGCAATGCAAGGTCTTCATAACAATGACCGAAGCACCGCGTGAACAGTTTATTCTTTTGCACGAACTGGGCGCGGATAACTTTATTACTAAACCTATTGCGATCAATACCTTTATCGAAAAAGTTGCACATAGCATCAAGCCGCAGGGTAAGATGGGGCAACTTATTGATATTGCAAAAACAATGCTGGAACAGGGCGCATATGAAGATGCAGCCAAGGTCGGCAGGACAGTGCTTAACGCAAAGCCTAATTTTTCAGCAGCACTTCTTGTTATGGGAGATGCATATAAAGGGTTGAAAAAGTACGAGCTTGCGCACAAGTGTTATCTTGGAGCAGGAGATTCTGCCCCGTTGTTTCTTGATCCACTTAAAAAGCTTGCAGATTTATACGGTGTTGCCGGAGTGAAAAAACGGCAGCTGGATTGCCTTACAAAGTTGGATAAGATGAGTCCGCTTAACGTGGAACGCAAGCTGGACATTGGCCATATTTATGTTGAGCTTGGGAACTATGTAAGTGCGGATGTGTATTTTGAAGGCGCGCTTCGACAGGCTAACAAAGAGGCAATAGATTATGTCGGGAATGTTTCCCAGCAGATAGCCTCCGCGTACGAAAAGCGTGATCCGGCACGGGCAGAGCAATACCTGCGTAGGGCATTGCGAGCCAAAGGTGATAACCTCGATAAAGCTGATGTGGAAACTTTCAACAGCCTCGGTATTGTGCTGCGTAAGCAGGGCAAGTGGCGTGAGGCTATTTATGAATACAAGCGGGCATTGCAGGTTTCCCGTCGAGATGAGAACTTGTACTACAACATTGCCATTGCTTCTGCGGAGGGCAAAGAGTTTGTACAGTCATCAATGTATTTAAAGAAAGTTATTCAACTTAACGAAGATTTTGTGCGGACAGAAACAGCCATTGCGTACAACATGGGACTCATTTTTTATAAAGCTGTCGACCATGTGATGGCTAAAATGCATTTGCAGATATGTCTTGCTATGGACCCGAATCATGCTGGCGCGAAAAAGGTTTTATCACTTATGTAAATTTTGTTCTTCGAGAACGTGAAAGGCAGTCTTTTTTTCAAAGTTGTTGCAAAGTTTTTTATAGACCAGCACAACAGGTAAAACGAGGGCTGTCTTTTTTTGTTACTGAAAATAAAGGGAAATGTACTCAAAAAACACTACGATTCAAGAGTCACATTTTTGAAAGAGCACTACTTGAGGTTATCTGCAAAAATTGATATAGAACAAATCACACCATGAAAAAGTATATCTTCCTTGAGGAGGGGCGGAAGTGGCACACACTAAAGTAAACAAAACAATTTCTGAGATTAATGAGCGAATTCGTTCCGGTAAAGCTGTTGTACTTAACGCTGAAGAAATGACTGAAGCTGTTCGTACAATGGGTAAAGAAAAGGCTGCCAAAGAGGTAGACGTTGTGACTACCGGCACATTTTCGCCAATGTGCTCATCCGGACTTCTTTTCAACATCGGGCAGCAGGAACCGCCTACCATTAAAGCATCCAAAGTTACTCTTAACGGCGTACCTGCATATGCAGGGCTTGCCGCAGTGGATGGGTATTTAGGCGCAACTGAAGCACGGGAAGATGATCCGCTTAACAAGGTCTACCCTGGTCAGTTTAACTATGGCGGCGGTAACGTAATCGAAGACCTTGTTGCCGGACGTGCAGTTACTCTGCGTGCTGAAGGCTACGGGACGGATTGTTATCCGCGTAAGCTGTATGAAAAAGATATTACCATAAAAGATTTGCCGCATGCAGAGTTGTTCAACCCGCGTAACTGCTACCAGAACTACAATGCTGCTGTGAACCTTACCAGCCGTATCATTTATACGTACATGGGGCCGCTTAAGCCGAATATGCGTAATGTGAACTTTGCGACTGCAGGGTGTTTGTCACCATTATTCAATGATCCTTTATTTAAAACCATCGGGCTTGGTACTCGTATCTTCCTTGGTGGCGGTATCGGCTACGTAATCGGTGCAGGTACACAGCATGTGCCTAACCCTAAACGTAACGAACGCGGCATCCCACTTTCACCTGCCGGAACACTGGAGTTGAAAGGCGATTTAAAACAAATGGATGCAAGATACTTGCGTGGCCTCAGTTTCTTAGGGTACGGTAACACCATGAGTGTTGGTGTCGGTATTCCGATTCCGATTCTTAACGAAGAAATGGCGTGGTACACAGGTGTTGCAGACAGCGACATCCAGATGCCGGTAAAAGATTACGGGCACGATTATCCAAACGGATTACCACGAGTACTGCAACATTGTACCTACGAAGAACTGAAATCCGGTGAAGTAGAGATCATGGGTGAAAAGGTTGAAGCTGTACCAATGACCAGCTACCCAATTTCACTTGAAATTGCAGACAAACTCAAAGAATGGATTCAAAAGGGTGAGTTTCTTTTGAGCGAACCAGTGGAAAAAATACCCGCATGGTAAATACTGCTAAACTTGAAGCCCTTGAGTCTAAACTCAAGGGCTTTTTTTCTCCCGTTCTGGCCTTTTCCGGTGGTGTAGACAGCCGTTTTCTGGCGCATGTCATGCATCGTGCGGAAATTGATTTTATGGCTGTGCATATTACCGGCGAACATGTGCCGCGTGCAGAGTCTGCAAAAGCTTTAAACTGGTTGCAAACCCATGATATCCCGTATCAGGCGCTGCGACTTTCGCCGCTTTCTGTTCCGGAGATCGCCGCAAATGATAAATTCCGCTGTTATCACTGCAAGCGTCTGTTGTTTTCAACCATCAAAGAGATGGCGCAGGTTAACGGCGGTGAGGGTGAACAGCCTGTAATTATTGATGGAACAAATGCATCTGACCTTGGTGAATATCGACCGGGGCTGAAGGCTTTGGAAGAACTAGGTATTGTCAGTCCGCTTGCTTTGTGTTCCATTACGAAAGACGAGGTGCGTACGTTGGCGGTTGCTACAGGGATGGAGCATGCTGACCAACCGGCGACACCGTGTTTGCTTACACGTTTTTCGTATGGCTCCACGCCGGACGAACAGCTTCTGCAACAGGTAGAAGACTGCGAGATTGCTCTCAAACGGTATGGCTTGCAAAATTTTAGAGTTCGAATTTTAGATGACGGATCGCAGCTACTTCAAGTTTCAAACGCTGAAAAAGGCGTGTTGCTCAAACACCACGAAGCCATTGAAGGAACCCTGCGCAGCGCGGGATTTGAATTCGCAAAAATACACTGTTCCGAACGGATAAGCGGATTTTATGACCGGAAATAGAATCATTTGCGAATCTATAGCATCACTAGACAACATAGGTCTTCTTCTGTATCATCCCGACTTTCGAAAAGACCGCAAGGAGAAATATAATGGCTCATAACAAACACGAACGTAAGAAAGAACTCGATCGTCGTCGTAAGCGTCGTAAAGAAGCAACAAAACTTCGTATCAAAGAAGCTATTGCTGCTAAGAAAGCATAGTTTTTTTACGATAAAGTATCGATTGCTTACAGCTTCGATAATGTTTTCCAGCTACATTTGTAGGCTGTAGAACGGCATTTTTCTTGGCAGCGGTTTCATGTTTATTAACATTGAAGCCGCTGTTTAGCATTTTTTAAGTTTTGTTTTGTTGATGGAGGGTTTCATGCCCATTTATGAATATCGCTGTAATGCTTGCGAACAAATTTTTGAAGAATGGACTACATCCTGCTCTGAGAGCGATGAGTCCATTAAATGTCCTGTATGCGGCGGAGAAGCCGGACGTATTATCTCCAACACTACTTTTGTGCTTAAAGGTGGTGGTTGGTACGTTTCTGAGTATGGGAAAAATAGTGCGACTTCGAATCCCACTAAAAAGGACGTCCCATCCGACTCTTCCGGATGTTCCGATTCCTCATCCTCTTCTGCATCTTGATAGATTTTTTCGGCGGCCTGTATTGGCTGCCTTTTTTATGCATAGCAATCTTTAACCACAACCTTATGTAAGAGAACGCTAAAATGATCGATCGTTATACTCGCCCCGAAATGGGTCAGCTCTGGACGCTTGAAAACAAATTCCGCGTCTGGCTCGAAGTTGAAATCGCTGTTTGTGAGGCGTGGCACCGCCTTGGCGAAATCGATGATGAAAGTATGAAGCAGATTCGCGAGAAGGCCGATTTTGAC
This sequence is a window from Halodesulfovibrio sp. MK-HDV. Protein-coding genes within it:
- the larE gene encoding ATP-dependent sacrificial sulfur transferase LarE; its protein translation is MVNTAKLEALESKLKGFFSPVLAFSGGVDSRFLAHVMHRAEIDFMAVHITGEHVPRAESAKALNWLQTHDIPYQALRLSPLSVPEIAANDKFRCYHCKRLLFSTIKEMAQVNGGEGEQPVIIDGTNASDLGEYRPGLKALEELGIVSPLALCSITKDEVRTLAVATGMEHADQPATPCLLTRFSYGSTPDEQLLQQVEDCEIALKRYGLQNFRVRILDDGSQLLQVSNAEKGVLLKHHEAIEGTLRSAGFEFAKIHCSERISGFYDRK
- a CDS encoding FmdB family zinc ribbon protein — protein: MPIYEYRCNACEQIFEEWTTSCSESDESIKCPVCGGEAGRIISNTTFVLKGGGWYVSEYGKNSATSNPTKKDVPSDSSGCSDSSSSSAS
- a CDS encoding homocysteine biosynthesis protein; the protein is MAHTKVNKTISEINERIRSGKAVVLNAEEMTEAVRTMGKEKAAKEVDVVTTGTFSPMCSSGLLFNIGQQEPPTIKASKVTLNGVPAYAGLAAVDGYLGATEAREDDPLNKVYPGQFNYGGGNVIEDLVAGRAVTLRAEGYGTDCYPRKLYEKDITIKDLPHAELFNPRNCYQNYNAAVNLTSRIIYTYMGPLKPNMRNVNFATAGCLSPLFNDPLFKTIGLGTRIFLGGGIGYVIGAGTQHVPNPKRNERGIPLSPAGTLELKGDLKQMDARYLRGLSFLGYGNTMSVGVGIPIPILNEEMAWYTGVADSDIQMPVKDYGHDYPNGLPRVLQHCTYEELKSGEVEIMGEKVEAVPMTSYPISLEIADKLKEWIQKGEFLLSEPVEKIPAW
- a CDS encoding tetratricopeptide repeat protein; translation: MSMESVLAKMEFRKFEASIVDFFSKKNGYAIVLTEDTNFTALLRQTLNKHLGLRNKCFSQVSTVEDALKQIRKELAAGKKLLVFIERIHRDKEMAFLVRRIKKDFKQCKVFITMTEAPREQFILLHELGADNFITKPIAINTFIEKVAHSIKPQGKMGQLIDIAKTMLEQGAYEDAAKVGRTVLNAKPNFSAALLVMGDAYKGLKKYELAHKCYLGAGDSAPLFLDPLKKLADLYGVAGVKKRQLDCLTKLDKMSPLNVERKLDIGHIYVELGNYVSADVYFEGALRQANKEAIDYVGNVSQQIASAYEKRDPARAEQYLRRALRAKGDNLDKADVETFNSLGIVLRKQGKWREAIYEYKRALQVSRRDENLYYNIAIASAEGKEFVQSSMYLKKVIQLNEDFVRTETAIAYNMGLIFYKAVDHVMAKMHLQICLAMDPNHAGAKKVLSLM